A region of Larimichthys crocea isolate SSNF chromosome X, L_crocea_2.0, whole genome shotgun sequence DNA encodes the following proteins:
- the LOC113746698 gene encoding fucolectin-like isoform X3: MMNLCVFLVLLLLGTCSASPYENLALRGKATQSDRYDHAFAAAYNAIDGNRDSNFHDGSCTHTSGKSDPWWRVDLLDSYIITSITIYNRGDCCQERINGLRIHIGNSLDNNGLNNPLVGQIVDLHGKPTFTKTFSPHVKGRYVTLLLPGSNKYLTLCEVEVNGYRAKTGENLSFYVNKCEHYAESLTLSKGKTL, encoded by the exons ATGATgaatctctgtgttttcctcgtGCTGCTCCTCCTGGGGACGTGCTCAGCTAGCCCTTATG AAAATCTGGCTCTGCGTGGAAAAGCGACTCAGTCCGACCGTTATGATCACGCATTTGCAGCTGCCTACAATGCCATAGATGGAAACCGTGACTCCAACTTCCACGATGGATCATGCACCCACACAAGTGGAAAGTCCGACCCCTGGTGGAGAGTGGACCTGCTGGACTCCTacatcatcacctccatcaccatctaTAACAGAGGAGACTGCTGTCAGGAAAGGATCAACGGGCTGAGGATCCACATCGGCAACTCTTTGGACAACAATGGTTTGAATAACCCatt ggTTGGTCAAATTGTTGACCTTCATGGCAAGCCAACCTTCACCAAGACCTTCAGTCCTCATGTGAAGGGACGTTATGTGACTTTGCTTCTACCTGGTTCAAATAAGTACCTCACACTCTGTGAAGTGGAAGTCAACGGGTACCGTGCCAAAACTGGTGAGAACTTGAGCTTTTACgtaaataaatgtgaacacTATGCAGAAAGTCTCACTTTATCTAAAGGCAAGACATTATGA